In Hydrotalea sp., one DNA window encodes the following:
- a CDS encoding iron-sulfur cluster assembly accessory protein: protein MTSPNIENQFVITDRARAHLATIPEVKAGQKLRIMVEGGGCAGFQYIFSFTDKTNDDDVEFTNDAVAVVIDKVSLPFVAAGQLDFEEKLMGSFLNIKNPNAKSGCGCGNSFSIG from the coding sequence ATGACCAGCCCCAATATAGAAAACCAATTTGTCATCACCGACCGGGCGCGGGCGCATTTGGCCACCATCCCCGAGGTCAAGGCCGGCCAAAAATTGCGTATCATGGTCGAGGGCGGGGGCTGTGCCGGTTTTCAATATATTTTTTCCTTCACCGACAAAACCAACGACGACGATGTGGAATTTACCAACGACGCGGTGGCGGTGGTGATTGATAAGGTTTCCTTGCCATTTGTTGCCGCTGGGCAATTGGATTTTGAAGAAAAATTGATGGGGTCATTCCTGAACATAAAAAACCCCAACGCCAAAAGCGGTTGCGGTTGCGGCAATAGTTTTTCCATCGGATAA
- the xth gene encoding exodeoxyribonuclease III translates to MTFSVATFNINSVRIRVPLLLSWLAKNKPDVLCLQEIKCEEKDFPLMELQHVADGLDYDIFILGQKSYNGVATFVKKTHGAKLISNKLPNDPPALTHSRFLDIAVNGIRVINIYAPNGNPVFDDGGKHSEKFTYKIDWLTALHDYLANLARGETPVVIVGDYNICPEDIDCYDTKKMAGDALLHPESRAAFRRLQSIGLIDLFRAQYPDEPMCYSYWDYTGGAFQKNNGLRIDHCMATAQLADRLTAITIDQDPRHAEKPSDHTPVIAVFDL, encoded by the coding sequence ATGACCTTTTCGGTTGCGACATTTAATATCAATTCGGTGCGGATACGCGTGCCATTGTTGTTGTCGTGGCTGGCAAAAAATAAACCCGATGTTTTGTGTTTGCAAGAAATCAAATGCGAGGAAAAAGATTTCCCGCTGATGGAATTGCAACATGTCGCCGATGGGTTGGATTACGATATTTTCATCCTCGGCCAAAAATCATACAATGGGGTTGCGACCTTTGTCAAAAAAACCCATGGCGCAAAACTTATCAGCAACAAATTGCCCAACGACCCGCCGGCCCTAACCCACAGCCGTTTTTTGGACATCGCGGTCAACGGCATACGCGTTATTAATATATACGCCCCCAATGGCAACCCGGTGTTTGACGATGGTGGCAAACACAGCGAAAAATTTACTTACAAAATCGATTGGCTAACCGCGCTTCATGATTACCTGGCCAACCTGGCGCGGGGCGAAACGCCGGTGGTGATTGTCGGCGATTACAATATATGCCCCGAGGATATCGATTGTTACGACACCAAAAAAATGGCGGGCGATGCGTTGTTGCACCCGGAATCGCGTGCCGCATTTCGCCGGTTACAATCGATTGGGTTGATTGATTTATTCCGCGCGCAATACCCGGACGAACCAATGTGTTACAGCTATTGGGATTACACCGGCGGCGCGTTTCAAAAAAACAACGGCCTGCGCATCGACCATTGCATGGCAACCGCGCAATTGGCCGACCGCTTAACCGCCATCACCATTGACCAAGACCCCCGCCACGCCGAAAAACCCTCCGACCACACACCGGTCATCGCGGTTTTTGATTTGTAG